The following are from one region of the Neurospora crassa OR74A linkage group III, whole genome shotgun sequence genome:
- a CDS encoding MFS transporter yields the protein MLTPRPTRTQVHYLNLESPLHGRSFADPLSLLQVPINDSSFPPLPSSFPSLTFTVLVILGGCCLGTRSCKTRIMSDIKDLSLEEKTHHDPSGFSSSDKGAEAGRISYDVGPNSPTTATALSPPEGTTEAAIVRKIDRHIIPFIIFLYLLAFLDRVNIGNARSFGLEADLGLEKVEYNTALTIFFVPYIILEIPGNILMKKFSPRVWLSICCVGFGLVSIFQGLVQNYGGLLATRFFLGVFECSMFPGCFFLLASWYKRADAQKRYSLFFSSTSLAGAFGGLLASAIGKMDRLQGYRGWRWIFIVEGCVTFLAGVLFFFTFPAFPEEARFLKPAEREYVQAMLQADHGHSAAERKITLRDVGKALTDHRIWLGGIMYLGLIVPAYSYAYFSPTIIGSYKYSAIQTQLHSVPPWAAAFGFAMVTAVASDYLRHRFMFAILGIAVAIAGFAILMTVHDPAHVNVQYGGLFLVAMGAYSAMPIIVCWFNMNLGGHHRKAIGTAWQIAFGNIGGIIATYSFVASDAKNHYRMGYAICVSFTCLSALACLLYAISVTMENKRRAKMQGDGGLTEEEKADLGDLNPEFRYML from the exons ATGTTGACACCGCGTCCGACCCGTACCCAAGTACACTACTTAAACCTCGAATCCCCGTTGCATGGCCGATCGTTCGCAGAtcccctctctcttcttcaagttcctATAAACgactcttctttccctcccctcccctcctcctttccctccctcACCTTTACCGTTCTTGTAATACTAGGTGGATGTTGCTTGGGAACCAGAAGCTGCAAGACAAGAATCATGTCCGATATCAAGGATC TCTCCCTCGAGGAGAAGACCCATCATGACCCTTCGGGGTTCAGCAGCTCCGACAAGGGCGCCGAGGCCGGCCGCATCTCCTACGACGTTGGTCCGAACTCCCCCACGACCGCAACTGCTCTCTCGCCGCCCGAGGGCACCACCGAGGCGGCCATCGTGCGCAAGATCGACCGACACATCATCCCCTTCATCATTTTCCTGTACCTGCTCGCCTTCTTGGACCGAGTCAACATTGGCAACGCCCGCTCCTTTGGACTCGAGGCCGACTTGGGGCTAGAGAAAGTCGAATACAACACGGCCCTAaccatcttcttcgtccccTACATCATCCTCGAAATCCCCGGCAACATCCTGATGAAGAAGTTCTCGCCTCGCGTCTGGCTGTCCATCTGCTGCGTTGGCTTCGGTCTcgtctccatcttccagGGACTGGTGCAGAACTACGGCGGTCTACTAGCCACCCGTTTCTTTCTCGGCGTGTTCGAGTGCTCCATGTTCCCCGgttgcttcttcctcctcgcctcgTGGTACAAGCGCGCCGATGCGCAAAAGCGGTActcgctcttcttctcctccacctctctGGCGGGCGCCTTTGGCGGCCTGCTGGCCTCCGCCATCGGCAAGATGGACCGCTTACAAGGCTACCGCGGCTGGCGCTGGATTTTCATCGTGGAGGGTTGCGTCACTTTCCTAGCCGGcgttctctttttcttcaccTTCCCCGCCTTCCCCGAGGAAGCGCGCTTCCTCAAGCCCGCCGAGCGCGAGTACGTCCAGGCCATGCTACAGGCGGACCACGGACACTCGGCGGCCGAGCGCAAGATCACTCTGCGGGACGTCGGCAAGGCGCTGACCGACCACCGCATCTGGCTCGGCGGCATCATGTACCTCGGCCTGATCGTCCCGGCCTACTCGTACGCGTACTTCTCCCCGACCATCATCGGCTCCTACAAGTACTCGGCCATCCAGACGCAGCTCCATTCCGTCCCGCCCTGGGCCGCCGCCTTTGGGTTCGCCATGGTCACCGCCGTCGCTTCCGACTACCTCCGCCACCGCTTCATGTTCGCCATCTTGGGCATCGCCGTCGCCATCGCCGGTTTCGCCATCCTCATGACCGTGCACGACCCCGCACACGTCAACGTGCAGTACGGCGGCCTCTTTCTCGTCGCCATGGGCGCGTACAGTGCGATGCCCATCATTGTGTGCTGGTTCAACATGAACTTGGGCGGGCACCACCGCAAGGCCATCGGCACGGCGTGGCAGATTGCGTTTGGCAACATTGGCGGTATCATTGCGACCTACAGCTTTGTGGCGAGCGATGCCAAGAATCACTATCGCATGGGGTATGCGATTTGCGTCTCCTTCACGTGCTTGTCGGCGCTGGCGTGTCTGTTGTATGCGATTAGTGTGACGATGGAGAATAAGAGGAGAGCCAAGATGCAAGGGGATGGAGGgttgacggaggaggagaaggcggatTTGGGGGATCTGAATCCCGAGTTTAGGTATATGCTTTGA